In Ignavibacteriales bacterium, the following proteins share a genomic window:
- a CDS encoding sodium-translocating pyrophosphatase encodes MNTLRNLFVNTSKTTRRNYLIAMMIFFVAAYAFMPYTGYTQSTEQTVAQESFRPFALFSDARFKPIEVYGLLAVLCVAIAGLLYALLLVKQVRKADQGTKKMQEIAAAVREGSNAYLAAQFKKIGPLIIIITLFLYFTYTGTIDVFRWGRSGAFLVGSIFSFLVGFVGMRLATQGNLRVAAAAKRSYGEALQLGYRTGTITGMLTDGLGLLGGTLIFMMFGEHAYEALLGFGFGGTLIALFMRVGGGIYTKAADVGADLVGKIEKDIPEDDPRNAATIADNVGDNVGDCAGMAADIFESYEVTIVAAMILGMASFGHKGVIFPLLVRGIGVLGSIISTYTVKAGADDTSDTALKSVHRGFWIGSIISIVGFVALGFGYLYFDPAYLASNPTAVAGFFHADGTAISLPWIANFGIPYLDLRPAITCMIGIFLAVALNKVTSYYTHTSHTPVKGLAKACTTGHATNIIQGIALGYESTVAAIVVIAVAIFLSVLVYAGTPPLFIAYGVAMTGIGMLTLTGNTISMDVFGPVADNANGIGEMGYEKDEMEKEKPGSYKRARQILADLDAVGNTTKAETKGIAIGSAVIAAVSLFASFIAVIAVGSEDKINLMQISQYFEEAGKITVANPTVFIGFMLGGAVPFLFSGMLIRAVGRAAFWIVKECRIQFHDPEIWKGTKKPDYGRVVNICTQTAQKELIGPGLLAIMTPILVGFILGPYALGGFLAGTILVGQLLAVFMANAGGAWDNAKKMIEDGLYGGKGSEAHKAAVTGDTVGDPLKDTAGPAINPLIKVMNMVSLLTLGLVLKFNITKANIGGTDLLTGIVVAVIAAAAIGWAIYESKKETDDLDTEETK; translated from the coding sequence ATGAACACCTTACGTAATCTTTTTGTCAATACCTCGAAGACGACACGCCGCAATTATCTTATTGCGATGATGATCTTCTTCGTTGCCGCGTATGCCTTCATGCCATACACCGGTTACACTCAGAGCACCGAACAAACGGTTGCCCAAGAGTCATTTCGCCCATTTGCTCTTTTCAGCGATGCGCGTTTTAAACCCATTGAAGTCTATGGACTACTTGCAGTGCTCTGCGTTGCCATTGCCGGTTTGCTCTATGCTCTCTTGCTGGTCAAGCAAGTGCGTAAAGCCGACCAGGGCACAAAGAAAATGCAAGAAATTGCAGCCGCTGTGCGTGAAGGCTCGAACGCCTATCTCGCAGCGCAGTTTAAAAAGATCGGACCATTGATCATTATTATCACTTTGTTCCTTTATTTCACGTACACAGGAACGATCGATGTCTTCCGTTGGGGACGTTCAGGCGCGTTCCTCGTAGGTTCCATCTTTAGCTTCCTCGTTGGTTTTGTCGGTATGCGCCTTGCCACACAGGGAAACCTTCGTGTTGCAGCAGCTGCAAAACGCAGTTATGGCGAAGCGCTTCAACTTGGGTACCGCACAGGAACTATCACCGGTATGCTCACGGATGGCTTGGGTCTGCTCGGCGGAACCTTGATCTTCATGATGTTCGGTGAACACGCATACGAAGCTCTTTTAGGATTTGGTTTTGGTGGAACACTGATCGCATTGTTTATGCGCGTTGGCGGCGGTATCTACACAAAAGCCGCAGACGTTGGTGCCGACCTTGTCGGTAAAATCGAAAAAGATATTCCGGAAGATGATCCGCGCAACGCAGCCACGATTGCCGATAACGTCGGTGATAACGTCGGCGATTGCGCTGGTATGGCAGCAGATATTTTCGAGAGTTATGAAGTCACCATCGTTGCTGCAATGATTCTTGGTATGGCAAGCTTCGGACACAAGGGCGTTATTTTCCCGCTGCTCGTTCGCGGTATCGGCGTTCTTGGTTCCATCATCAGCACGTACACGGTGAAAGCCGGTGCCGATGATACTTCAGATACAGCTTTAAAAAGCGTCCATCGCGGATTCTGGATCGGTTCTATTATCAGTATTGTTGGATTCGTTGCACTCGGATTTGGCTATCTCTATTTTGATCCAGCATACCTCGCAAGCAACCCAACAGCCGTTGCAGGATTCTTTCATGCTGATGGAACGGCAATCTCTCTTCCCTGGATTGCAAATTTTGGTATTCCCTATCTTGATTTACGTCCTGCGATCACCTGCATGATTGGTATTTTCCTTGCCGTTGCATTGAATAAAGTCACAAGTTATTACACGCATACAAGCCATACACCGGTAAAAGGTCTTGCAAAAGCTTGCACTACAGGACATGCAACAAACATTATTCAGGGAATTGCGCTCGGCTATGAAAGCACCGTTGCGGCAATCGTTGTTATTGCCGTTGCAATTTTCCTCTCCGTGTTGGTCTATGCAGGCACTCCTCCTCTCTTCATCGCCTACGGCGTTGCCATGACCGGTATCGGCATGTTAACATTGACAGGCAACACCATTTCGATGGACGTGTTTGGACCAGTGGCAGATAATGCAAATGGTATCGGCGAAATGGGTTACGAAAAAGATGAGATGGAAAAAGAAAAACCGGGCAGCTACAAACGCGCCCGACAAATTCTTGCCGATCTCGATGCCGTCGGTAACACGACGAAAGCTGAAACCAAAGGTATTGCAATTGGTTCTGCGGTTATCGCGGCGGTCTCGTTGTTTGCAAGTTTCATCGCCGTCATTGCAGTCGGCAGCGAAGATAAAATTAACCTGATGCAGATTTCACAATATTTCGAAGAAGCCGGTAAGATTACTGTTGCCAATCCGACAGTGTTTATCGGATTCATGCTGGGCGGCGCAGTGCCGTTCCTCTTCAGCGGAATGCTTATTCGTGCCGTCGGCCGTGCCGCTTTCTGGATTGTCAAAGAATGCCGCATTCAATTCCACGATCCTGAAATTTGGAAAGGTACGAAGAAACCAGATTACGGCCGCGTTGTTAATATCTGTACTCAAACTGCACAGAAAGAACTCATTGGACCGGGTCTCCTCGCCATCATGACGCCGATTCTTGTCGGATTCATCCTTGGACCATACGCGCTCGGTGGATTCCTTGCCGGTACGATCCTTGTCGGTCAACTGCTTGCTGTGTTTATGGCAAACGCTGGCGGCGCATGGGATAATGCTAAGAAAATGATCGAAGACGGATTGTACGGCGGTAAAGGTTCAGAAGCGCACAAAGCCGCTGTTACCGGCGATACCGTTGGCGATCCGTTAAAAGATACAGCAGGACCTGCGATTAACCCGTTGATCAAGGTTATGAATATGGTCAGCTTGCTCACGCTCGGATTGGTGTTGAAATTCAACATTACGAAAGCGAATATTGGCGGAACTGATCTGTTGACCGGTATCGTTGTTGCGGTTATTGCAGCGGCAGCCATTGGCTGGGCAATTTATGAAAGCAAAAAAGAAACCGATGATCTCGATACTGAAGAAACAAAATAA
- a CDS encoding DUF4395 domain-containing protein, protein MNNIIKFGEDVEGYNIPVLNEREIRASAGIYFLFVFMSLMLIIFKQDFIMIKYVITIFLTDFIIRVFVNPKFSPSLIIGRLIVGNQVPEYVGARQKKFAWIIGVVLSALMFVFMVLVNSYSPITGIICLICLIFLFFESAFGICLGCKFYPMFFKDKVQYCPGEVCDVKAKHDIQKTSKIQLFIIVGLAAYIFLVALFFNDNFSKQPYDLFGISGSTQTK, encoded by the coding sequence ATGAATAACATTATAAAATTTGGAGAAGATGTAGAAGGATATAACATTCCTGTTTTAAATGAACGAGAAATAAGGGCATCAGCAGGAATATATTTTTTATTTGTCTTTATGTCTTTAATGCTCATTATCTTTAAACAGGATTTTATAATGATAAAGTATGTTATCACCATCTTCCTTACAGATTTTATAATACGTGTTTTTGTTAATCCTAAATTTTCTCCTTCGTTAATCATTGGGCGTTTGATTGTTGGGAATCAAGTCCCGGAATATGTCGGGGCTCGACAAAAAAAGTTTGCATGGATCATTGGCGTGGTGTTATCGGCACTCATGTTCGTTTTTATGGTGCTCGTAAATTCCTATAGCCCGATAACAGGTATTATCTGTCTCATCTGCCTGATATTTTTATTCTTTGAATCAGCGTTTGGTATTTGTTTGGGATGTAAATTTTATCCAATGTTTTTTAAAGATAAAGTTCAATACTGCCCCGGTGAAGTATGTGATGTAAAAGCAAAACACGACATTCAAAAAACCTCCAAGATTCAGTTGTTTATTATTGTTGGACTTGCTGCATACATTTTCCTTGTTGCCTTATTCTTCAATGATAATTTTAGTAAGCAACCATATGACTTATTTGGAATTTCCGGCTCTACGCAAACCAAATAA
- a CDS encoding DUF998 domain-containing protein, producing the protein MELTTIEHDRKEMQARRMFDQLRWQRITLLGVLGYEAIGALLGGSLLVAAPDGRYMDMPVGIMHGVFRDFLIPGIILIGLGILNAAAFVAAFRKSRADWVMAGLALGGLAIWFAVEIAILQELHWLHLMWGLPVYVGGLAAIPLIPSQYATMPKALLICGILSSLLYVAMNVVVPMQWPAYNCASQTISELSAVNAPTSPIWVWLGILYTLLVTAFAWGVWKSAGQNHALCTAGKLLVAYGALGVFWPFAPMHLRETLAAGGSTVSDTMHITLGVVTEILYLAALGFTAAAFGKRFRLYSIATFVILLIFGILTFLDAPGISTNQPTPFIGVWERINIGIFLLWVVVLAIILLRSEKSRTQLTAAIPNEEGKERI; encoded by the coding sequence ATGGAACTAACAACAATTGAACACGATAGAAAAGAAATGCAAGCACGGAGAATGTTTGACCAGCTGAGATGGCAGCGGATTACCCTGCTCGGCGTTCTTGGTTACGAGGCGATAGGCGCCTTGTTGGGTGGCAGCCTTCTCGTCGCGGCACCAGACGGCCGATATATGGACATGCCAGTCGGCATCATGCATGGCGTCTTCCGTGATTTTCTGATCCCCGGTATCATCCTCATTGGATTGGGTATCCTAAATGCAGCTGCCTTTGTCGCAGCCTTTCGCAAAAGCCGAGCTGACTGGGTTATGGCGGGTCTCGCTTTGGGCGGGCTGGCCATCTGGTTCGCTGTTGAAATCGCCATTTTGCAGGAACTGCACTGGTTACACCTCATGTGGGGTCTGCCTGTCTATGTGGGTGGCTTGGCGGCCATTCCGCTGATTCCTTCCCAATACGCGACGATGCCAAAAGCCCTGCTCATTTGTGGTATCCTCTCTTCACTGCTTTATGTTGCGATGAACGTTGTTGTGCCGATGCAATGGCCAGCCTATAATTGTGCCTCTCAAACGATCAGCGAGCTTTCTGCGGTTAACGCTCCGACATCGCCAATATGGGTGTGGCTGGGCATTCTCTACACCTTGCTTGTGACTGCTTTCGCGTGGGGAGTGTGGAAATCGGCTGGTCAAAATCACGCTTTGTGCACTGCAGGAAAATTGTTAGTTGCCTATGGCGCCCTCGGTGTCTTTTGGCCGTTTGCTCCGATGCACCTTCGTGAAACGCTGGCAGCGGGTGGAAGCACAGTCAGCGATACCATGCATATCACACTGGGAGTGGTGACCGAGATTCTCTATCTAGCCGCGCTTGGTTTCACAGCAGCGGCATTCGGAAAGCGGTTCCGTCTCTATTCCATCGCGACTTTCGTCATCCTTCTTATCTTTGGCATCCTGACTTTTTTGGATGCGCCGGGCATCTCCACAAATCAGCCCACACCATTCATCGGAGTTTGGGAGCGGATCAACATCGGCATTTTCCTGCTCTGGGTCGTAGTACTTGCCATTATCCTCCTGCGGTCAGAAAAGAGCCGGACGCAGTTAACGGCAGCAATTCCTAACGAGGAAGGGAAGGAAAGAATATGA
- a CDS encoding CZB domain-containing protein yields MLHPEEIKNAIGAHGKWKQRLRRAIETGNSDFIVDKLKIDNQCEFGKWLYSLSLDEKSSSYWPTIQQLHANFHIEAARLLELATQGKQQEALDAMLIGSDFARLSSQLTMAMVKWKCSLT; encoded by the coding sequence ATGTTACATCCAGAAGAAATTAAAAATGCTATTGGTGCTCATGGTAAATGGAAACAACGTCTTCGGCGGGCAATAGAAACAGGGAATAGTGATTTCATCGTTGACAAATTAAAAATCGATAACCAATGCGAATTTGGTAAATGGCTATATTCATTATCTTTAGATGAAAAGAGTTCGTCTTACTGGCCCACCATCCAACAATTGCATGCAAATTTTCATATCGAAGCTGCCCGTTTGTTAGAACTTGCAACACAAGGGAAGCAGCAAGAGGCTCTGGATGCAATGCTCATTGGAAGCGATTTTGCTAGACTCTCTAGCCAATTAACAATGGCGATGGTGAAATGGAAGTGTTCATTAACATAA
- a CDS encoding VOC family protein, whose translation MKSHFIFYVFDQARATAFYSKVLNQQPDLNVPGMTEFSLSATSVLGLMPEAGIVRLLGSALPKSTASSHDARAELYLIVSDVDEVHSRALAAGATELSPPQLRDWGHRVGYSLDLDGHVLAIAHVEQ comes from the coding sequence ATGAAGAGCCATTTTATATTTTATGTGTTTGATCAAGCCCGCGCGACTGCTTTTTATTCTAAAGTTTTGAATCAGCAGCCCGATTTGAATGTACCAGGAATGACCGAGTTCTCACTTTCAGCGACGAGTGTACTTGGGCTTATGCCAGAAGCCGGCATCGTCAGGCTCCTTGGATCGGCATTACCTAAATCAACTGCTTCATCGCATGATGCACGAGCCGAACTTTACTTAATTGTTTCGGATGTGGATGAAGTGCATTCACGAGCGCTTGCTGCAGGTGCAACAGAGCTTAGTCCACCACAACTGCGAGATTGGGGACATCGTGTAGGTTATTCTCTTGACTTGGATGGTCACGTGCTTGCAATCGCGCATGTTGAACAATGA
- a CDS encoding T9SS type A sorting domain-containing protein yields the protein MKNRLLFLLTLFSLLFPYRSMAGWEKLLNTGMNISSRFLSFENVIIVTSDSGIYRSTDSGISWMFYIIDKIKIPDHEDILITPGMFSKNDNFLFASTNAGVYVSQDTGRTWKALGPSPEGKALSMMSIFAKGSYVFTTMAGGGVFRSTDNGLTWVYLGPHRFYNYMDYRDKFFAAAMDGLWYSLDLGQTWNLCHDFDVYPMYISAFSLAYTDKYMFTDCWDKIYRSSDAGATFQIKNTGLPFNNHNILGMYSVNNLLFAGLTNNRIYLSEDHGEYWRDISIGLDTLGIVNWYGMSGEKLLISKNGCLWSLDLSLLNPVTVRESINPATYELSQNYPNPFNPKTTIEYRLPKQSHVKMMIVDMLGRELRTLVDEDKTNGAYKLEFDAKDLPSGVYFYHLQTNEFSQTKKLVLMK from the coding sequence ATGAAAAATCGATTACTATTTCTTTTAACTCTGTTTTCCTTGCTTTTTCCATATAGGTCCATGGCAGGTTGGGAAAAACTTCTCAATACCGGAATGAACATCAGCAGCCGTTTCCTTTCTTTCGAAAATGTAATTATAGTTACTTCAGACAGCGGGATATACCGTTCAACTGATTCCGGAATAAGCTGGATGTTTTATATTATAGATAAAATAAAGATTCCAGATCATGAGGACATACTTATAACACCTGGTATGTTCAGCAAGAATGACAATTTTTTATTTGCTTCTACAAACGCCGGTGTATATGTTTCGCAAGATACGGGAAGAACATGGAAGGCGCTTGGGCCGTCACCGGAGGGAAAAGCTTTGTCGATGATGTCGATATTCGCTAAAGGCTCGTACGTCTTTACAACCATGGCAGGCGGAGGAGTTTTTCGCTCTACAGATAATGGATTAACATGGGTTTATCTAGGGCCGCACCGTTTTTACAATTACATGGATTATCGTGATAAGTTTTTTGCCGCCGCAATGGATGGCTTATGGTATTCTCTTGATTTAGGCCAAACATGGAATTTATGTCATGATTTCGATGTCTATCCGATGTATATAAGTGCATTTTCTCTTGCTTATACAGATAAGTACATGTTTACCGATTGCTGGGATAAAATTTACCGTTCAAGCGATGCGGGAGCGACGTTTCAGATTAAAAATACCGGATTACCTTTTAATAATCATAACATACTTGGTATGTACTCTGTAAACAATTTACTATTCGCGGGGCTTACGAATAACAGGATCTATTTGTCAGAAGATCATGGGGAATATTGGAGGGATATAAGTATTGGACTTGATACACTTGGTATTGTCAATTGGTATGGCATGAGCGGTGAGAAGCTTCTAATAAGTAAGAATGGATGTTTATGGAGTCTCGATTTATCGTTATTAAATCCAGTAACTGTACGAGAAAGTATAAATCCTGCAACGTATGAGCTTTCTCAAAATTATCCCAATCCGTTCAATCCGAAAACAACTATCGAATATCGTCTGCCAAAACAATCACACGTAAAAATGATGATCGTTGATATGCTCGGCAGAGAGTTGAGAACGCTTGTCGATGAAGATAAAACAAACGGTGCCTACAAATTGGAGTTCGATGCAAAAGATTTACCGAGCGGAGTTTATTTCTATCATCTGCAAACGAATGAATTTTCTCAAACAAAAAAACTTGTTCTGATGAAATAA